GAATATATTCAGCCGCTGTGGGCTGGACTTCCGTGCCGTCATTGCCGATTCTGGGGCAATGGGTGGTAAGGATACACATGAATTCATGGTCCTGTCTGAAATTGGGGAGGATACCATCGCATATTCTGATACTTCCGATTATGCAGCTAATATTGAAATGGCACCTGTGAGCGTAAAATATGAAAAAAGCTCCGAAGAACAAATTGCACTTGAAAAAATTCATACACCAGGTCAAAAAACGATTGAAGAAGTTGCTTCATTCTTGAATACTAGTGCAGAGAAACTAATAAAATCGTTATTGTTTAAAGTGGATGAAAAGTATGTGCTTGTTTTGGTAAGAGGAGATCATGAAGTCAATGATATCAAGCTGAAGAATTTCTATAACGCTTCAATCGTTGAATTGGTCGATCCAAATGAGACGAAAGAAGTCTTAGGATGTACAATTGGATCTCTTGGACCAATCAATGTCACTTCTGAAGTCGAAGTGATTGCGGATGTTGCCGTCGAGGCCATGGTTAATGGAATTTGTGGTGCAAATGAGGAAGACCACCATTATGTGAACGTAAATCCCGCTCGTGACTTTAACGTGGATAATTATATAGATCTTCGTTTCATCCAAGAGGGTGACCCATCACCGGACGGAAACGGAAAGATTAAATTTGCCAAAGGGATTGAGGTAGGCCACGTATTCAAACTGGGAACTAAATATTCTGAAGCTATGAATGCGACATTCCTGGATGAGAATGGACGGACGCAGCCTATGATCATGGGCTGTTATGGCATTGGTGTTTCCCGTACACTAGCCGCTGTTGCTGAACAATTCAACGATGAAAAAGGGTTGGTCTGGCCAGTGAATTTAGCGCCATACCAAGTCCATTTGATTCCAATCAATATGAAGGATGAGGCTCAGGCTGCACTGGCAGAAGATTTATATAATGATCTAAAGGCACAAGGCATGGAAGTTCTTATGGATGATCGTCAAGAACGTGCGGGCGTAAAATTCGCAGACTCTGACTTGATGGGTCTTCCTGTCAGGGTGACTGTTGGTAAAAAGGCATCCGAGGGAATCGTTGAAGTGAAAATCCGTAAAACGGGTGAGGTTCTTGAAGTTGAAAGAGCTGAACTGACTCAAAAGCTTCACGAAATAATGGCATAATTTAAAAATAGCGGATTTAGGCATCATTCAATTGGATGATGCCTTTCCTTTTCATGGATTTGGATACTAGTGAAACATTCATGATATGTTATAATAGCCTCTGGTATCAAAAGAAAATGATTGTGAAAAATAAGAGATAGTAGATAGGGGAGAGAGGGAATGGATCAAAATCCAAATAGCGGTAGAGAGAGATTTCAACTCTTGCTCCAGCAAATGGGCTTGACTGAGGATGCCTTTGTGAATTATTTCATAGGTGCCGAAATTGATAAACTCTCAATCGAGAGGGAGTCCAAAACATGGCATTTTGCCTTTAATATACCTGCATTAATTCCTTGCAGTGTTCATACAAGACTTGCTACTCATCTGGCAAGTACGTTTTCCCATATTGCAAAGGTCACATTCAACTTGAATGTGGCCAATCCGCAAGTGACGGAACAATTGGTGAAGGAGTATTGGAAAAACTGCATTGGCGAGCTTGAAGGCATGTCACCTGCACTGTTATCACTTCTAAATGAACAAGTTCCAACGGTAAATGGATATAAGCTTATCGTTAGCGCCCGGAATGATACGGAGGCTGGACAGTTGAAGCGAAAATACTCCGGCATCATTTCGAATATCTATCAAACATTCGGTTTTCCTCCGTTGACACTTGAAGCGGAAGTGAAGGAAACGGTTTCGAATCCTGATTACCAAAAGTTCTTAGAAGAGAAACAAAAGGAAGACGCAGAAAAGGGACTTGCTGCCCTAGTGGAAATGCAGAAAAAAGAATCGGAAAAAGGCGGGGACGATGCCGTCTACGATGGACCGGTTAAAATTGGCTATACGATTAAAGAAGATGCGGATTTCCGCAGAATCGAACAAATTATTGATGAAGAGCGCAGGATTGCTATCGAAGGCTTCGTATTTGATGCAGAAG
This sequence is a window from Brevibacillus sp. JNUCC-41. Protein-coding genes within it:
- a CDS encoding proline--tRNA ligase, yielding MKQSMTLIPTLREVPADAEIKSHQLLLRAGFMRQNSSGVYSFMPLGKKVLQKVEAIVREEMENAGAVELLMPALQQAEFWQESGRWYTYGPELMRLKDRNNREFALGATHEEVITSLVRDEVKSYKRLPLTVYQIQTKFRDEKRPRFGLLRGREFIMKDAYSFHANQESLDAVYKNLYAAYSNIFSRCGLDFRAVIADSGAMGGKDTHEFMVLSEIGEDTIAYSDTSDYAANIEMAPVSVKYEKSSEEQIALEKIHTPGQKTIEEVASFLNTSAEKLIKSLLFKVDEKYVLVLVRGDHEVNDIKLKNFYNASIVELVDPNETKEVLGCTIGSLGPINVTSEVEVIADVAVEAMVNGICGANEEDHHYVNVNPARDFNVDNYIDLRFIQEGDPSPDGNGKIKFAKGIEVGHVFKLGTKYSEAMNATFLDENGRTQPMIMGCYGIGVSRTLAAVAEQFNDEKGLVWPVNLAPYQVHLIPINMKDEAQAALAEDLYNDLKAQGMEVLMDDRQERAGVKFADSDLMGLPVRVTVGKKASEGIVEVKIRKTGEVLEVERAELTQKLHEIMA